The Polyodon spathula isolate WHYD16114869_AA chromosome 3, ASM1765450v1, whole genome shotgun sequence genome has a segment encoding these proteins:
- the LOC121311604 gene encoding mitogen-activated protein kinase kinase kinase 8-like produces MEYANENAGIELLLAHMNLDDFIDVMGNLYPPEDTAIFDESLVSMTQEEMDDIEETASSLLLDNGDDDKPSLLRVCMKYGTVNDLLSFANWVSNTPQTILQHPKQEMGVVLNKKNMAVKNGRYQIDSDVMLFPWKLTYRNIGSDHIPRGAFGKVHLAQDTQTRKRMACKLIPVEHFRPADVEIQARFRHENIAELYGALLWDESIHLFMEAGEGGSVMEKLESCGPMREFEIIWVTKQVLKALDYLHSHKVIHHDIKPSNIVLMSAKAVLVDFGLSVQMTEDVYIPRDLRGTELYMSPEVVLCRGHTTKSDIYSLGATVIHMQTGSPPWVKRYPRSAYPSYLYIIHKQAPPLEDIAEDCSPAMRRFLEGALERNPHHRLCASELLKDEALHPPREEQPRCWSLDSALCDRTRLLLRQESELPDATSGPSICSNEESMAMKRKGSLYIDLGALAGYYNIVRGPLASEYG; encoded by the exons ATGGAGTACGCGAATGAAAACGCTGGGATAGAACTACTGCTGGCTCACATGAATTTGGATGATTTTATTGACGTTATGGGAAATCTTTATCCACCTGAAGACACTGCAATCTTTGATGAGAGCTTGGTGTCAATGACCCAAGAAGAAATGGATGACATTGAGGAGACTGCCAGTTCATTGCTGCTGGATAATGGCGATGATGACAAACCCAGTTTGCTGAGGGTCTGTATGAAATATGGAACAGTTAATGACTTGTTATCTTTTGCAAACTGGGTGTCAAACACACCGCAGACTATTCTGCAGCACCCGAAACAGGAGATGGGTGTAGTGCTAAATAAG AAGAACATGGCAGTAAAGAACGGGCGCTATCAGATTGACTCAGACGTGAtgctgtttccatggaaactgacCTACCGGAACATTGGCTCAGATCACATTCCCAGGGGAGCTTTCGGGAAAGTCCACCTGGCTCAGGACACTCAGACGAGAAAACGAATGGCATGCAAACTG ATTCCTGTGGAACATTTCAGACCAGCTGATGTTGAAATCCAAGCCCGGTTCCGCCACGAGAACATTGCAGAGCTGTACGGAGCCCTGCTGTGGGACGAGTCTATCCACCTGTTCATGGAGGCAGGAGAAGGGGGTTCAGTCATGGAAAAGCTGGAGAGCTGCGGGCCCATGAGAGAGTTTGAGATCATCTGGGTCACCAAACAGGTTCTCAAAGCCCTTGACTACCTGCATTCCCATAAAGTTATACACCACGATATCAAAC CCAGCAACATCGTGCTGATGTCAGCAAAAGCTGTTCTGGTGGATTTTGGACTCAGTGTGCAAATGACAGAAGATGTGTATATACCGAGGGATCTTCGTGGGACAGAG CTCTACATGAGCCCTGAGGTGGTCCTTTGCAGAGGCCATACAACAAAGTCTGATATTTACAGCCTGGGTGCAACAGTCATTCACATGCAGACTGGCAGTCCTCCCTGGGTGAAGAGATACCCACGCTCAGCCTACCCCTCCTACCTGTACATT ATCCACAAGCAGGCCCCGCCTTTGGAGGACATTGCTGAAGACTGCAGCCCTGCCATGAGGCGATTCCTAGAAGGAGCTCTGGAGAGGAACCCCCATCACCGTCTGTGTGCATCGGAGCTGCTGAAGGACGAGGCTTTACACCCTCCCAGAGAGGAGCAGCCGCGCTGCTGGAGCCTGGACTCGGCTCTCTGTGACAGAACCCGTCTGCTGTTGAGGCAGGAGTCCGAGCTGCCCGACGCCACGAGTG GTCCTTCAATATGCAGCAATGAGGAGTCAATGGCTATGAAGAGAAAAGGATCTTTGTACATTGACCTGGGAGCACTGGCTGGGTATTACAACATTGTAAGAGGACCTCTAGCGTCTGAATACGGCTAA